A window of the Chondrinema litorale genome harbors these coding sequences:
- a CDS encoding PorP/SprF family type IX secretion system membrane protein has protein sequence MKNIVYLLILIGLYFTQSTVKAQQQPIYTQYMFNGLVINPAYTGSHEALSFTTLARKQWVGLEGAPNTQTFSVHSPIRNKNIALGFTALRDQIGVSTQYGAYFTYAYRIHVGANGIFSLGIQGGVDHFKAGYSKLNNYGNSGPGFDPHLQGSDISLMKPNFGAGMYYYTNHWFAGLSVPNLLTTTINDIEGEPMVKQVKHYFFTTGLIFNLGYNLKFKPSTLIRYVEDSQVEFDINTNFLISDILWLGASYRSFESVDAIVEFQLSSKLKIGYAYDFLIDPSLRDTSSGSHELLINYRFSFSKDRIVTPRYF, from the coding sequence CAGCCCATTTACACGCAATATATGTTTAATGGCTTAGTAATAAATCCTGCATATACAGGTAGCCACGAAGCATTGAGTTTTACAACCTTAGCAAGAAAGCAATGGGTGGGTCTTGAAGGAGCACCGAACACACAAACTTTTTCTGTTCATTCTCCTATTAGAAATAAAAACATCGCATTGGGTTTTACAGCCCTTCGCGATCAAATAGGAGTAAGTACGCAATATGGAGCTTACTTTACATATGCTTATCGAATCCATGTAGGTGCAAATGGCATTTTTTCACTTGGTATTCAAGGTGGAGTAGATCATTTTAAAGCTGGTTATAGTAAATTAAACAACTATGGTAATTCTGGCCCCGGTTTCGATCCTCACTTACAAGGCAGTGATATCTCTCTGATGAAACCAAATTTTGGTGCGGGTATGTACTACTATACAAACCATTGGTTTGCAGGTTTATCAGTTCCCAATTTATTAACTACAACAATCAACGATATAGAAGGTGAACCTATGGTGAAGCAGGTAAAACATTACTTCTTTACCACTGGATTAATTTTCAACTTAGGTTATAACCTCAAGTTTAAACCTAGCACTTTAATTAGGTATGTAGAAGATTCTCAAGTAGAGTTTGATATTAATACCAATTTCTTAATTAGCGATATTCTTTGGTTAGGGGCTTCTTACAGGTCTTTTGAGTCAGTAGATGCCATTGTAGAGTTTCAGCTTAGTAGCAAACTCAAAATTGGTTATGCTTACGATTTTTTAATCGATCCTTCATTAAGAGATACCAGCTCTGGTTCGCATGAATTACTGATAAACTATCGCTTTTCTTTTTCTAAAGATCGAATTGTAACACCAAGGTATTTTTAG